The Raphanus sativus cultivar WK10039 chromosome 2, ASM80110v3, whole genome shotgun sequence DNA segment TGGTCTGGTGGGTAGTTGTTCATGTATTTATACAAGTGAAAGCATCTCTCTTAACTCATGGACAAAAGTGATACAATCCCCCTTCCGATTTTCGAATGTTTCTTGCTTAAATGAGTATTCCATGGAAGTGATTCTCACTCGCATATGAGTTGGTTTCGTCTCTTCATGAGATGCTCATCTAAGCAAGCAACGTTTGGAAGTGGAACTATTTAATATTGTGTATGAGTTTTATCTTTTCCTTGTAAACACAGAAAAGGGAAAAGGATATAGACTTTTCGTGCCCACTTCCACGTGAATCTAATGCGTTCAAGTTTGTGGACTAGCTTTTCTTATGCGTATGGATGCATATCATTTAACGTGTCGTACGATTCAATCCTTTAAATCATCCACACCATGCACGTCTCCTCATTTTATCTTCCACCACCACACTTGACATTGAATTCAATTCTTATAGTTGGTTAGGTCAGTTAAGAAAAAACATTTAGGGCACAAACAACACGTACGCTTCTTCACCAGTTAGACGCTTTTGTGATCTGTCGTCACTCGTCgccaagtgttttttttttaggttcTGGCGtctttttaactttcaaaaaaaaaaaaagtcttaagCGCATACAAGGAAAAAGAATATTGAAGCAGAGTTTGTTCCTTTTTGTCTCCCCAGATCCATAACTCTCTGTTTTGGATTCCTAGGGTTTTAATAGTCGTCGTTTGTTTTCTTTCAatcataagaaaaaaagatggGTGATTGGGGTCAGCTAGCTCAGTCTGTGATCTTAGGTTTGATCTTCTCTTACCTattagccaaactcatctcgaTCGTCGTCACGTTTAAAGAAGACAACCTCTCCCTCACTCGCCACCACGATCCCGAACCGGAATCGAATAAACCGGAGGTTGACTCGCGCCGCAGCATCGTCGAATCGTCTACAGGCGAGGCCGACTCGCTCGTGGCGGAGCAGGGTAGCTCCAGAGGGGATAGCGTCGCTGGTGGTGACagcgaggaggaagaagaagacgatgatgatgattgggAAGGCGTCGAGAGCACGGAACTCGACGAGGCTTTCAGCGCGGCTACTCTGTTCGTGACTACCGCCGCCGCGGATCGGCTGTCGCAGAAGGTGCCTAGCGAGGTTCAGCAGCAGCTTTATGGATTGTATAAGATCGCTACGGAAGGGCCTTGTACTGCTCCTCAGCCTTCAGCTCTCAAAATCACTGCTCGTGCCAagtggtctctctctctctctctctactatGAGTTTCTGAATTGTTTGGTTCACTTTGTTGTTTTACTTGAGATGgatttgtgttcttgagtgtatCTTGATATCACCTTAGTTAGCATATTTGACTTTATGCTGGAGACCATGTGGTGTTTCATTGGAGTAACACGTTTGATTGTTTAGGGTGATTTTGTACTTTGTTGTAAGAGGTGAATTTTTCATTGATTGGAACTTGGGAAGTTTCTATTGATCTTGTTCTTCTCTTTCAGGCAAGCATGGCAGAAACTGGGTGCTATGCCACCTGAGGAAGCGATGGAGAAGTATATTGAGATTGTCACTCAGCTCTACCCAACTTGGTTAGACGGTGGCGTGGTACAAATCTGTTTTCCCTTCTTtccctttgtttctttttttaactgTCTTTGTTTGGACTGTTCATGGTGATCTTTCTCTGCTCTCTCTCTGTTGTGAGGGCGTACCAGAAAGCGGGGAGTCGAAGTAAGGATGAGGCGGTCTCTAACTCAGGAGGAACCATGGGGCCAGTTTTTAGCTCATTGGTTTATGAAGAAGAATCCCAAAATGAGTTGTAAGGTTCTCCTCTTGTGTTTTATTACATCTCTCTTCCTTTAGTTCTCTACTTGATTGCTTAGTATCTAGATCAGATTGTAATTATCACATTTGTTCGTGAAACGGGCTACTATTGTGGACAACGAGCGCTCATGGAACTTGGAAGATTTAATCCTTCTTCTGTTTTTGTATCTCAGGAAAATTGATGCCATCCACGAATTTGCTAGAGAAGGAGAAGTCGAGAATTTGCTTAAAAGCATTGAAAGCGGCATTCCTGTTAATGCAAAAGGTTAGTCTCTCTGCTTTGTTTTATGCCAGTCTCTTACTGTTGGACTTGCATTCTAATTCCCCGTAAAACTCCAGACAGTGAAGGTCGCACACCATTGCACTGGGCTATAGACCGTGGTCACCTCCAAATTGCTAAGCTTCTGGTCGATAAGAACGCTGATGTGAATGCTAAGGTGAAAGAAAGAGAACTTTTTGCCTTGATATGCAAACGTTTCTTTATTCTTATATGTTCTTCATTGGTGACTCTGTTGAACAGGACAACGAAGGCCAAACCCCTTTGCATTACGCTGTTGTCTGCGAGAGAGAAACCATCGCCGAGTTTCTGGTGAAGCAGAAAGCTAACACAGCCTCTAAAGATGATGAAGGTAACTCACCACTCGATCTCTGTGAATCAGACTGGCCCTGGCTCCGAGACTCTGCAAAGCAGACAGgctaaaaccatattttactAACCACAGAGATGCCCGCCCTCTTCTCTACTTCTGCAATGTATATGATGAAAGTGACTTAGTAAGAAAGCTCTTCTTTTAAAGTTCAACTCTCATATCTCCACCATATCGTTTCCAACAGTATCTCACTTGCATGTTTCCAAGTCT contains these protein-coding regions:
- the LOC108842762 gene encoding acyl-CoA-binding domain-containing protein 2, with amino-acid sequence MGDWGQLAQSVILGLIFSYLLAKLISIVVTFKEDNLSLTRHHDPEPESNKPEVDSRRSIVESSTGEADSLVAEQGSSRGDSVAGGDSEEEEEDDDDDWEGVESTELDEAFSAATLFVTTAAADRLSQKVPSEVQQQLYGLYKIATEGPCTAPQPSALKITARAKWQAWQKLGAMPPEEAMEKYIEIVTQLYPTWLDGGVKAGSRSKDEAVSNSGGTMGPVFSSLVYEEESQNELKIDAIHEFAREGEVENLLKSIESGIPVNAKDSEGRTPLHWAIDRGHLQIAKLLVDKNADVNAKDNEGQTPLHYAVVCERETIAEFLVKQKANTASKDDEGNSPLDLCESDWPWLRDSAKQTG